One Paraburkholderia dioscoreae DNA segment encodes these proteins:
- a CDS encoding YqiA/YcfP family alpha/beta fold hydrolase, whose protein sequence is MILYLHGFRSSPNSFKARVLAARLVELGRGDEWCCPMLPVSPFETVALAESLVAAAKPENVTLIGSSLGGYFATYLAEKHGWPAVLLNPAVVPQRDLSAYLGEQPLWHGGGSIVVEPHHLDELRELGVASITRPERYYLIAATGDEVLDYREMLAHYPGARTTLIEGSDHAISEFAQYVDEVLAFCDAEDVEPPAPREAA, encoded by the coding sequence GTGATCCTTTATCTGCACGGTTTCCGCTCGTCACCCAATTCGTTCAAGGCGCGCGTGCTGGCGGCGCGGCTCGTCGAACTTGGCCGCGGCGACGAATGGTGCTGCCCCATGCTGCCGGTTTCACCGTTCGAGACGGTGGCGCTTGCCGAATCGCTGGTAGCTGCCGCGAAACCAGAAAACGTCACGCTGATCGGCAGTTCGCTGGGCGGCTACTTCGCCACCTATCTGGCCGAGAAGCACGGCTGGCCGGCGGTGCTGCTGAACCCGGCGGTCGTACCGCAGCGCGATCTGAGCGCTTATCTCGGCGAGCAGCCGTTGTGGCACGGCGGCGGCAGCATCGTCGTCGAGCCGCATCATCTGGATGAGCTGCGCGAGCTCGGCGTCGCGTCGATCACGCGGCCCGAACGCTATTATTTGATAGCCGCCACCGGCGACGAAGTGCTCGACTACCGCGAAATGCTCGCGCACTATCCCGGCGCACGCACTACGCTGATCGAAGGGAGTGACCACGCGATCAGCGAGTTCGCGCAATACGTCGACGAAGTGCTGGCTTTTTGCGACGCGGAAGACGTCGAGCCGCCGGCGCCGCGCGAAGCCGCCTGA